In Bradyrhizobium sp. 195, the sequence ACCCCCTGGGGAGGGGTGATCGACTATCCCATTCGCGAGCCGGTCTGGCCAGACGGGGCCGGGAAGGGCAGGGTTGCCGCCCTTCCCCCGCCGTATTCGCCGTGTTAACCGGAGGGCCTGCGAGCGGCGGTATCCCCTGTAGAATGTCCAACAAGCCCGATTCGCTGTTGAAGCCGCGCGAGATGTTTCGAACCATTACCCTGACAGGTCTTGCGGCGCTTTTGGCCGCCACCGCACTGACGGTTGCGACGCCGGCTCAGGCGCAGATCGGCACGATCTTTTCCGATCCGCCGCCGCTGCGGCCGCCCGGCAACATTCCGCGTGGCCAGCCGCAACCGCAGCAGATCCCCGACGACGACGAAGAGGTGCCGGAGCTGCCGCCGCAGGGCCGTGTGCTGCCGTCGCGCCCGATGCCGCCGCCGCCGGGCCGGCAGGGGAATGTGATGCCCGGGCCGGTCGAGACCCAGCCGCTGGCGCCGCCACCGGGCTCCGCCGTCGCGCCGCCGAACCAGCCGCCCTCCGCGGCGATTGCGCCGCCCGGTCCGCCGGGAGCCCCGGGTCAGCGCCAGCCGCAGCAGAAGGGCGCTCCGGGCGCCGTGCCGCAGACCCCGGCGAGCCTGCAGCCGGGCGACGAGGTCGTCACCGAACCGCCGGCCCAGAAGATCGTGAACAAGAAGGCGACCTTCTCCGGTCTCGACAAGATCACCGGGCGCATCATCAATTTCGACGAGGAGATCGGCGAGACGGTCCAGTTCGGCGCGCTGCGCGTCAAGACCGACGCCTGCTACACGCGGCCGGCGACGGAGGCCACCAACACCGACGCCTTTGTCGAGGTCGACGAGATTACCTTGCAGGGCGAGGTGAAGCGCATCTTTTCGGGCTGGATGTACGCGGCAAGCCCCGGCCTGCACGGCGTCGAGCATCCGATCTACGACATCTGGCTCACCGACTGCAAAGAGCCGCAGCAGACCATTGCGACCGCCGCGCCAGACCCCGCGACCAAGCCTGCGCCACCGCCGCCCGCGCAGAGGAAGGCCGCGCCGAAGCAGGTCCAGCAGCGTCCGCCGCAGCCCTTGCCGCCGATCCAGCAGCAGCAACCGGCACCGCCGCCGCCCCCGCCGCCGGAGCAGCGGCCAGGTCTGTTCGGCATCCCCGGGTTTGGCCGCTAGGCCAAATCCCCCTCGTTCGGCCGCTAACCCAGCTGTCCATTATTGCCGCGAGGCGACGATCTCGAGCGCGCGTGCGCCCGGGATTGCCTCACCGGGCGAGACCCTGAGGAAATCGCCGGGCTCGCCGGCGAGCGCCTTGTCGAGCAGTGCGGTGTAGCGCCGCCTCGAGATCTCGGCCGCGCCGAAGCTCTTCAGGTGTTCCGTGACATATTGGGTATCGAGCAGCTCGAAGCCGCCATGGATGAGCCGCGCGACGAGGTGCACCAGCGCGACCTTCGAGGCATCGCGCGCGGTGTGGAACATGCTCTCGCCGAAGAAGGCTCGTCCCAGGCTTACGCCGTACAGGCCGCCGACGAGATCCTCGCCCTGCCAGGCCTCGACGCTGTGGCAATGCCCGAGTTCGTACAGGCCGCCATAGAGGTCACGGATGCGCTTGTTGATCCAGGTGTCCTCGCGTCCGGCCTGCGGCGCGGCACAGCCGGCGATGGTCGCCTTGAACGCGGTGTTGACGGTCACGCGAAATACATCCGAACGCACGGTGCGCGCGAGCCGCGAGGCGACGCGAAATCCATCGAGGGGGATGACGCCGCGCAACTCCGGCTCGACCCAGAACAGGGTCGGATCGTCAGCGCTTTCCGCCATCGGGAAGATGCCGCAGGCATAGGCGCGCAGCAGCACGGCCGGTGTGATTTCAGACGGAGCGGAGTCGCGCGAAGTCATGGTTCGCAATCATAGCAGGATCGCGATGCGGTTGCGATGGGGTGCGCAGCAGGGCGCGAGCTCAACTCGCGGCGGCGGTGCTGGTCTTGCGGGGGCTTGCGGGCGCGCGACCGAACTTCAGAATGATCCGGGTTCCGGAATGCGCGGGATCGCGCTCGACCGAGGCGTCGAGCTTGGAGGCCATGGCCGCGACGATGCGCTGGCCCATGCCGGTGGAGCGCGGATCGGCCTTGACGTTGTCGCCTACGCCGTCGTCGGTGATCGACAGCAGGAGATCGTCGCCTTTCGAGTTCAGCTCGACATGGATCGGGCCGGCGCCGTCGGGATAGGCATATTTCACCGCGTTCATCACCAGCTCGTTGACAATGATGCCGACGGCGACCGCGCGGTCGGGATCGATTTCGATCGGCTCGGCCTTCAGCGTCAGGCGCGACATCCGGTTGCCTTCGGCCGAGCGGCGCAGATCCTCGAGCAGCGAGTCCAGATATTGGTTCAGGACCACGCTCTTCAGATCCTGCGAGGTGTAGAGACGCCGGTGCACCTGCGCGACCGCGGCGACGCGGCCCATCGCATTGGTCAGTGCCGCCTTGACCTCGTCCTGCGCGGCGGAGCTTGCCTGAAGGTGCAGAAGCGAAGCGATGATCTGCAGCGAGTTGCCGACGCGGTGATTGACCTCGCGCAGCAGCAGCTCGCGTTCGGCAGCAAGGGCTGCGTAGCGGTCACGCGAGGCATGGATCTCGGCTTCGGCCTCCTCGCGCGCCTTCTGCAATTCGGCCTGGCGCAGCGCGCCCTCGGTTGCGACGTGGAGCAGGGGGATGAAATCGCCCGTGATGTCCTTGACGAGATAGTCGGCCGCGCCAGCCTTCAGCGCGGTGACCGCGATGTTGGAATCCTGCGAGGCCGTGACGAACACCACCGGTGGCGCCCCCGGGATCGCCATGATCTGCTCCAGCGTCTCCAGCCCGTCGAGGCCGGGCATATACTGGTCGAGCGCGACCACGTCGATGCCGCCTTCGGCGCTCGCGCGGCGGATGCGCTCCAGGCCTTCCTCGCCGCTCGCGGCATGGACGACCCTGTAGCCGCGCCGCGTCAGGCCGCGATCGACCAGGCGCGCCAGCGCACCGTCGTCATCGATGTAGAGCAGTGTTGGTGTGCGCTGATTCATGGAGCGGCGGGCGGAACCTGGATGACCGAGAAGAACAGGCCGAGCTGCCGGATGGCATTGGCGAAATTCTCGTAGTTGACGGGCTTGGTGATGTAGACGTTGCAGCCGAGCTCGTAGCAGCGCTTGATTTCCTGGGAATCGTCGGTGGTGGTCAGCACCACCACGGGCGAAGCCTTCAGATATTTGTTTTCCTTGATCTGCCTCAGGATGTCGATCCCGGTCATGTCGGGCAGGTTGAGGTCGAGCAGGATCAGCAGCGCATTGCCCTTCTGCACGAGCCCGGAGCCGTCGGCGCCGAACAGGTGCGTCATCGCGTCCGTGCCGTTCTTGAAAGAGACGATCTCGTTGTTGACGCCGGAGCGGCGGATGTTGCGCTCGATCAGGCGGGCATGGCCCTCGTCGTCCTCGATCATGATGATGGTGACAGGCTGGGTCATCGATCTGCGTTCCGGTTGCTTACGTTCCAGGCGATCGGCAGCGTGATGGTGAAGGTGCTGCCCGCATTCAGTTCCGATGATACCGACATGGTGCCGCCGAGGCGACGCACAAGTGCACGCACATGCGCAAGTCCGATGCCCTGCCCGGGCTTGTCCTGGGTTCCCGCGCGGCGGAACAGGTCGAAGATCCGCTGATGATCCCTAGCGTCGATGCCGCGACCATTGTCGCTGATCTCGAAGATAGCGTAACCGAGCTTGGTCCGCCCGCGAATTCTGATCTCTCCGGGCACTCCGCGCTTCAGATATTTGATCGCATTGTCGATCAGGTTGGAGAAGATCTGCTCGAGCGCGAGCCGGTCGCTCACGACATTTGGTAGGGGCTCGAGGTGGATCTCGGCCTGCGCTTCAGCCGCCTGATGCGCCAGCGTCGACACGATGGCCTCGATCAGCTCGCTTGTGTCGATCTTCACGGGCTGGAATTCGCGCCGGCCCTCGCGGGTGAGGTTGAGGATCGCCGAGATCAGCCGGTCCATCTTGGCGATCGACGACTTGATGAAGCCGAGCGCTTCGGAAAAATCCTCCGAGAGTTGCTTGTCGGCGCCCTCGAGCGCGATCTCGCCGGGCCCTGCGGGCGCCAATGGAGGTCCGTCCGCAGGGACGTGGGCGAGGCCGCCGATGCGGCGAAAGATGTCGTTGCCGAGTTCATCGAGCTCGCTGGTGAAGCCCATGATGTTGACGAGCGGCGAGCGCAGGTCGTGGCTGACGATATAGGCAAAGCGCTGGATCTCGTCGTTGGCTTCGCGCAGGTCCGCGGTGC encodes:
- a CDS encoding DUF2155 domain-containing protein, translating into MSNKPDSLLKPREMFRTITLTGLAALLAATALTVATPAQAQIGTIFSDPPPLRPPGNIPRGQPQPQQIPDDDEEVPELPPQGRVLPSRPMPPPPGRQGNVMPGPVETQPLAPPPGSAVAPPNQPPSAAIAPPGPPGAPGQRQPQQKGAPGAVPQTPASLQPGDEVVTEPPAQKIVNKKATFSGLDKITGRIINFDEEIGETVQFGALRVKTDACYTRPATEATNTDAFVEVDEITLQGEVKRIFSGWMYAASPGLHGVEHPIYDIWLTDCKEPQQTIATAAPDPATKPAPPPPAQRKAAPKQVQQRPPQPLPPIQQQQPAPPPPPPPEQRPGLFGIPGFGR
- the aat gene encoding leucyl/phenylalanyl-tRNA--protein transferase, producing the protein MTSRDSAPSEITPAVLLRAYACGIFPMAESADDPTLFWVEPELRGVIPLDGFRVASRLARTVRSDVFRVTVNTAFKATIAGCAAPQAGREDTWINKRIRDLYGGLYELGHCHSVEAWQGEDLVGGLYGVSLGRAFFGESMFHTARDASKVALVHLVARLIHGGFELLDTQYVTEHLKSFGAAEISRRRYTALLDKALAGEPGDFLRVSPGEAIPGARALEIVASRQ
- a CDS encoding sensor histidine kinase — its product is MNQRTPTLLYIDDDGALARLVDRGLTRRGYRVVHAASGEEGLERIRRASAEGGIDVVALDQYMPGLDGLETLEQIMAIPGAPPVVFVTASQDSNIAVTALKAGAADYLVKDITGDFIPLLHVATEGALRQAELQKAREEAEAEIHASRDRYAALAAERELLLREVNHRVGNSLQIIASLLHLQASSAAQDEVKAALTNAMGRVAAVAQVHRRLYTSQDLKSVVLNQYLDSLLEDLRRSAEGNRMSRLTLKAEPIEIDPDRAVAVGIIVNELVMNAVKYAYPDGAGPIHVELNSKGDDLLLSITDDGVGDNVKADPRSTGMGQRIVAAMASKLDASVERDPAHSGTRIILKFGRAPASPRKTSTAAAS
- a CDS encoding response regulator, translating into MTQPVTIIMIEDDEGHARLIERNIRRSGVNNEIVSFKNGTDAMTHLFGADGSGLVQKGNALLILLDLNLPDMTGIDILRQIKENKYLKASPVVVLTTTDDSQEIKRCYELGCNVYITKPVNYENFANAIRQLGLFFSVIQVPPAAP
- a CDS encoding sensor histidine kinase gives rise to the protein MRADAQRRRALWQILLFSAGLLVLTVISAGSVYLVNKAREDSKWVIHTIEVENQINALLLEIRRAESGARGFLLTQGANFRDDHEKAVAAIIPALDKLTRLSGDNPGQREKIEKLSAALETRLGQFAQEMTFIQQGEPDKAVALVREAAAQDTTTKITAAANAMIQEEERLFRLRTANSDRSQTLAASMTGIGSGLVVVLALISIWLVRRSAVARDEAENRLREAYANLESVVDERTADLREANDEIQRFAYIVSHDLRSPLVNIMGFTSELDELGNDIFRRIGGLAHVPADGPPLAPAGPGEIALEGADKQLSEDFSEALGFIKSSIAKMDRLISAILNLTREGRREFQPVKIDTSELIEAIVSTLAHQAAEAQAEIHLEPLPNVVSDRLALEQIFSNLIDNAIKYLKRGVPGEIRIRGRTKLGYAIFEISDNGRGIDARDHQRIFDLFRRAGTQDKPGQGIGLAHVRALVRRLGGTMSVSSELNAGSTFTITLPIAWNVSNRNADR